In Epinephelus lanceolatus isolate andai-2023 chromosome 16, ASM4190304v1, whole genome shotgun sequence, one DNA window encodes the following:
- the myo1g gene encoding unconventional myosin-Ig produces the protein MAELEGLEFGKSDFVLLDEVTMEQFMENLKLRFEKGRIYTYIGEVVVSVNPYRQMDIYGKDTIDAYRGRELYENPPHLYAVSDAAYKAMKRRAKDTCIVISGESGAGKTEASKYIMQYIAAITNPSQRAEVESVKNVLLKSNCVLEAFGNAKTNRNDNSSRFGKYMDINFNFNGDPTGGHINNYLLEKSRVVHQQDGERNFHSFYQLLRGGSDEMLESCHLQNDPALYTYTKEGAATTTSNNDRSSHKAVMSALDVIGFSKEEINSIYQILASILLLGNMQFESDGESVQIVGLEAVNQISELTDTDADSVSKSLLYRTVATGGGEVIEKGHTEQDACFGRDAFAKALYERLFGWIVNRINSVIEVKDYNPLLHGKNTVIGVLDIYGFEIFDNNSFEQFCINYCNEKLQQLFIELILRQEQDEYQREGITWQHIDYFNNQIIVDLVEQPHKGIISILDEACLTVGKVTDTVCLESMDTKLAQHPHYTSRKLTPTDKTMDFKKHFRIRHYAGDVTYSVEGFLDKNKDLLFQDFKRLMYNSANPVLKEMWPDGQLSITEVTKRPLTAATLFKNSIVALVDKLSCKEPYYVRCIKPNEMKSPVLFDDARCQHQVAYLGLMENVMVRRAGFAYRQHYARVLQRYKMTCEYTWPNHLMASDREAVEAIVNQHGFQDDVAYGHTKLFVRTPRSLYTLEQERAALIPILVLFLQKVWRGALARMRCRRMRAIYTIMGCYKRYKVKAHFWEVERRFANVRTMADYGKSVEWPTPPAALSQFHNNTVMLHRRWWARQIVKNIPPSDMLEVRAKVAALTALSGERKDWGVSRAWERDYLSNVRDCPQTSSSFMRASKELRNKDEYSQVLFSGFCRKVNRFNKSTDRAVLITDKCVYKLEPKKQYKVLKRLPLDTLTGLSVTSGVDQMVALHTTSQDDVLLCLQRGELCTNQDRVGELVGALVDHFTRIRKVHFPVKVCPSAVQLHMRGKPKSVTVETKPGQTNVDFKKSRDGFILLIPTN, from the exons ATGGCGGAGCTGGAGGGCCTGGAGTTTGGGAAGTCAGACTTTGTTCTGCTGGATGAGGTGACGATGGAGCAGTTTATGGAGAATCTGAAGTTGAG GTTTGAGAAGGGCCGTATCTACACCTACATCGGAGAAGTAGTCGTCTCCGTTAACCCgtacagacagatggacatttATGGCAAAGACACCATTGATGCGTACCGGGGTCGCGAGCTGTATGAGAACCCTCCTCACCTGTAtgcagtgtctgatgctgcctATAAGGCTATGAAAAGACGGGCCAAAGATACCTGCATCGTCATATCAG GTGAAAGTGGGGCCGGAAAAACAGAAGCTAGTAAATACATTATGCAGTACATTGCAGCAATCACAAACCCAAGCCAGCGGGCAGAGGTCGAGAG CGTGAAGAATGTGCTGCTCAAATCCAACTGTGTGCTTGAGGCCTTTGGGAACGCCAAGACAAATCGCAACGACAATTCCAGCCGCTTCGGCAAGTACATGGACATCAACTTCAACTTCAACGGGGACCCCACTGGAGGACACATCAACAACTACCTGCTGGAGAAG TCCAGGGTGGTCCATCAGCAAGACGGGGAGAGGAACTTCCACTCATTTTACCAG TTACTGCGTGGAGGCTCAGATGAGATGCTGGAGTCATGTCATCTACAGAACGATCCTGCTCTTTATACCTATACCAAAGAGGGAGCTGCAACTACC ACCTCCAACAACGACCGCTCAAGCCACAAAGCAGTGATGAGTGCCCTGGACGTGATTGGCTTCTCTAAAGAGGAAATTAATTCAATTTATCAGATCCTGGCCTCCATTCTTCTGTTG GGTAACATGCAATTTGAGAGTGATGGTGAGAGCGTTCAGATCGTAGGACTTGAAGCCGTTAACCAGATCTCTGAGCTGACGGACACAGATGCGGACAGTGTCAGTAAGAGCCTGCTGTACCGCACCGTGGCCACCGGGGGAGGCGAGGTCATCGAGAAGGGACACACGGAGCAGGACGCTTGCTTCGGACGGGACGCTTTTGCCAAG GCTCTATATGAGAGACTTTTTGGCTGGATTGTAAACCGCATCAACAGCGTCATCGAAGTTAAAGACTACAACCCATTGCTTCATGGGAAGAACACAGTCATCGGTGTGCTGGACATCTACGGCTTTGAGATCTTTGACAACAACAG CTTCGAACAGTTCTGCATCAATTACTGCAACgagaagctgcagcagctgttcaTCGAGCTGATCCTCAGACAGGAGCAAGATGAATACCAGAGAGAGGGCATCACCTGGCAACat ATTGATTACTTCAACAACCAGATCATTGTGGACCTTGTGGAGCAGCCTCACAAAGGCATCATCTCCATTTTGGACGAAGCTTGCCTCACTGTAGGCAAAGTCACTGACACGGTCTGCCTGGAGAGCATGGACACCAAACTGGCCCAGCACCCCCACTACACCTCCCGCAAG CTCACCCCCACGGACAAAACCATGGACTTCAAGAAACACTTCCGTATTCGCCACTATGCGGGAGACGTCAC ATATTCTGTCGAAGGCTTTCTGGACAAAAACAAGGACCTGCTTTTCCAAGATTTCAAGCGTCTCATGTACAACAG TGCCAACCCAGTCCTGAAGGAGATGTGGCCAGATGGTCAGCTGAGTATCACAGAGGTCACCAAGCGACCTCTGACTGCAGCCACCCTCTTCAAGAACTCCATTGTGGCCTTGGTGGATAAACTGAGCTGCAAG GAGCCTTACTACGTGCGTTGCATAAAGCCCAACGAGATGAAGTCTCCGGTGTTGTTTGATGACGCCCGGTGCCAGCACCAGGTGGCCTACCTGGGCCTGATGGAGAATGTGATGGTGCGCAGAGCGGGCTTTGCCTACAGGCAGCATTACGCTCGCGTCCTACAGCG GTATAAAATGACGTGCGAGTACACCTGGCCGAACCACCTGATGGCCTCGGACAGAGAGGCTGTGGAAGCCATCGTAAACCAGCATGGTTTCCAGGACGATGTGGCGTACGGACACACTAAGCTGTTTGTCAGAACGCCGCGGTCCCTCTACACTCTGGAGCAGGAGAGAGCGGCCCTCATTCCCATCCTGGTGCTCTTCCTGCAGAAG GTGTGGCGTGGGGCTTTGGCTCGCATGAGGTGCCGAAGAATGAGGGCCATCTACACCATTATGGGCTGCTATAAGCGCTACAAGGTGAAGGCCCACTTctgggaggtggagaggaggtTCGCTAACGTGCGAACCATGGCTGACTACGGAAAGAGTGTGGAGTGGCCGACCCCGCCTGCAGCTCTGTCCCAGTTTCACAACAACACAGTCATGCTGCATCGCCG GTGGTGGGCGAGGCAGATTGTGAAGAACATCCCTCCGTCTGACATGCTGGAGGTTCGAGCCAAAGTTGCGGCTCTGACTGCTTTGAGCGGAGAGAGGAAAGACTGGGGAGTCAGCAGAGCCTGGGAGAGGGACTACCTGTCCAAT GTGCGAGACTGCCCTCAGACCAGCTCCAGCTTCATGCGTGCTTCCAAGGAGCTGAGGAACAAAGACGAGTACAGTCAGGTCCTCTTCTCTGGCTTCTGTCGGAAG gtgaacaGATTCAACAAAAGCACAGACCGTGCCGTGCTCATCACAGACAAGTGCGTCTACAAATTAGAGCCAAAGAAACAGTACAAGGTTTTGAAGAGGCTTCCCTTAGACACT TTAACAGGACTGAGTGTGACCAGCGGGGTCGACCAAATGGTGGCGCTACACACGACCTCCCAGGATGACGTCCTGCTGTGTCTGCAGCGAGGGGAGCTATGCACCAACCAGGACCGAGTGGGCGAGCTGGTGGGAGCGTTGGTGGACCACTTCACACG